In Leishmania major strain Friedlin complete genome, chromosome 26, a genomic segment contains:
- a CDS encoding putative protein kinase, whose product MSTGDLLTPGALWQDDTKVFVCSGRRCGRRFNRLFCPKHRCRWCGRVYCDACAPKQTVYKRQLLRKCNRCRLPVVFRYSWNERTRAMDCTPFECIISYLTPRSITALLQSCYTMMSEFPVCGYPFYDSIQQRFPSFYPGAQIGRGTFGTVFKCEDRSAADHKRAILKCISKATNLTYTRWMGALTELRILESVNHPNVAHLLGAFQTREDLVIVMEAGEGGTARRAAAGVREYGQAAEEAFTANIIEGVAAGLNYLYREKHIIHRDIKLDNIVLSADYSTPMIIDFGLAEFVVNEEEQWYVVGGTRNYAAPESIAAVANGHVDMKEPGITMHKGDLFSLGVVAYYLLSGHRPFRSRSFDKMHEEMRRGVACTGPLWDGVSSDARELVQALLSYDPAQRPDYAAIKENPFITARTAGVKSIQMQRNARLLLDEEETHAEWVTLEPSDLREAADEGESEVLLPLSTPQRWYHAYLPRFSLLHL is encoded by the coding sequence ATGAGCACCGGCGATCTTCTAACACCCGGTGCATTGTGGCAGGACGACACCAAAGTCTTCGTatgcagcggccgccgctgtggcCGCCGCTTCAACCGGCTCTTCTGCCCCAAGCACCGCTGTCGATGGTGCGGCCGTGTGTACTGCGACGCCTGCGCGCCGAAGCAGACGGTGTACAAgcgtcagctgctgcgcaagtgCAACCGGTGTCGACTGCCGGTTGTCTTCCGGTACTCGTGGAACGAGCGCACGCGAGCGATGGACTGCACCCCGTTCGAGTGTATCATTTCCTACTTGACACCGCGCAGCATCACGGCGCTCCTGCAGAGCTGCTACACGATGATGTCCGAGTTTCCCGTGTGCGGTTACCCGTTCTACGATTCTATTCAGCAGCGCTTCCCTTCCTTCTACCCCGGTGCGCAGATCGGCCGCGGCACCTTCGGCACGGTGTTCAAGTGCGAAGACCGCTCCGCAGCGGATCACAAGCGTGCCATTCTCAAGTGCATCAGCAAAGCCACGAACTTGACGTACACGCGGTGGATGGGCGCCCTCACGGAGCTGCGTATACTGGAGTCGGTGAACCACCCCAACGTGGCGCACCTTTTGGGTGCGTTTCAGACACGCGAGGACTTGGTAATTGTGATGGAggcgggcgagggcggaACGGCGCGTCgggcggccgccggcgtgcgTGAGTACGGCCAAGCTGCCGAGGAGGCATTCACGGCGAACATTATAGAAGGTGTCGCCGCAGGCCTGAACTATCTCTACCGGGAGAAGCACATCATCCATCGCGACATTAAGCTGGACAACATAGTCTTGTCGGCAGACTACAGCACGCCGATGATCATCGACTTTGGCCTTGCCGAGTTTGTCGtcaacgaggaggagcaatGGTACGTTGTCGGCGGGACACGCAACTACGCCGCGCCAGAGAGCATCGCTGCGGTGGCTAACGGGCACGTTGATATGAAGGAGCCCGGGATCACGATGCACAAGGGCGACCTCTTCAGTCTCGGCGTTGTGGCTTACTACCTTCTGTCGGGCCACCGCCCATTTCGCAGCAGAAGCTTCGACAAGATGCACGAGGAAATGCGGCGCGGTGTCGCCTGCACTGGCCCGCTTTGGGATGGTGtctccagcgacgcgcggGAGCTCGTGCAGGCGCTCCTGTCGTACGacccggcgcagcggcccGACTACGCCGCCATCAAGGAGAACCCCTTCATCACGGCGCGCACCGCAGGCGTGAAGTCGATTCAGATGCAGCGGAACGCGCGGCTACTCTTGGACGAAGAGGAGACCCACGCCGAGTGGGTGACACTCGAGCCGTCGGACCtgcgggaggcggcggacgaGGGGGAGAGTGAGGTGCTGCTACCGCTGTCGACTCCCCAGCGGTGGTACCACGCCTACCTACCTCGCTTCTCGCTGCTCCACTTGTGA
- a CDS encoding putative serine/threonine protein phosphatase — MLLTDRGNPSVPPPNWEPLSSSALFDESGTARPDVVREHLRKEGLLQEADALTIITQCALIWKDEPNVLRVDGPVAIAGDIHGQFFDLLNLISIGGDPSQQKYIFLGDYVDRGCFGMEVILLLMCYKICYPDTMIMLRGNHESRHLTTYFNFKREVLYKYSIAVYNAIMSAFDCLPLACILNNRFLCVHGGLSPELKRISDIGAIHRFREPPSSGPMCDLLWADPLDEKEEDPAAAPLFVPNTTRGCSYVYSNAAACNFLEENDLITIIRGHEAQDEGYHLYKKTSKGFPAVICIFSAPNYCDTYDNRAAVVMLNRNIMSIRQFNSSPHPYYLPNFMNAFTWSLPFVEEKLLDIVANVLHPIDGGEDHLLVDGAEAAKAAPTPGANTESRDGRVLEQRGENIREKILAMGRLSRMFHTLCEGSESSLPPKGLTGDIPPQGGLPCGPDSVQAACRGLQQSKELDSVNERWQDCLIESDLEPQPSAATTVLSAASSSTGSR, encoded by the coding sequence ATGCTCCTCACAGACCGTGGCAATCCGTCAGTGCCACCGCCGAATTGGGAGCCACTGAGCAGCTCTGCGCTCTTCGACGAGAGTGGCACGGCGCGCCCCGATGTGGTGCGCGAGCACCTCAGAAAGGAGGGTCtcctgcaggaggcggatgCCCTGACAATTATTACTCAGTGCGCTCTGATATGGAAAGACGAGCCAAACGTGCTGCGTGTCGATGGTCCGGTGGCCATCGCTGGCGATATACACGGCCAATTTTTCGATTTACTGAACCTCATCTCCATCGGCGGCGACCCGTCCCAGCAGAAGTACATCTTCCTGGGCGACTATGTGGACCGCGGGTGCTTCGGAATGGAGGTGATTCTGCTACTCATGTGCTATAAGATCTGCTACCCCGACACGATGATCATGCTGCGCGGCAACCACGAAAGCCGACACCTCACGACGTACTTCAACTTCAAGCGCGAGGTGCTCTACAAGTACTCCATCGCCGTGTACAACGCCATAATGTCCGCCTTCGATTGCCTGCCGCTCGCATGCATCCTCAACAATCGATTCCTCTGCGTGCACGGCGGCTTGTCGCCGGAGCTGAAGCGGATCTCCGACATTGGTGCCATTCACCGCTTCCGCGAGCCGCCGTCATCGGGGCCGATGTGCGACCTGCTGTGGGCAGACCCGCTGgacgaaaaagaggaggaccctgcggcggcgccgctgttcGTGCCCAACACAACCCGCGGCTGCTCTTACGTCTACAGCAACGCTGCGGCCTGCAACTTCTTGGAGGAAAACGACCTCATCACAATCATCCGTGGCCACGAGGCCCAGGATGAGGGCTACCACTTGTACAAGAAGACAAGCAAGGGGTTTCCTGCGGTGATTTGCATCTTTTCCGCGCCGAACTACTGCGACACGTACGACAACCGGGCCGCCGTCGTCATGCTCAACCGCAACATTATGAGCATCCGCCAGTTCAACAGCAGCCCTCACCCCTACTACCTGCCTAACTTCATGAACGCCTTCACTTGGTCGCTGCCCTTTGTGGAGGAGAAGTTGCTCGACATTGTGGCGAACGTCCTCCACCCCATCGACGGTGGTGAGGATCATCTGCTTGTGGacggggcggaggcggcgaaggccGCACCGACACCGGGGGCGAACACAGAAAGCCGCGACGGGAGAGTCCTGGAACAGCGAGGCGAGAACATTCGCGAGAAGATACTGGCGATGGGGAGGCTCTCCCGCATGTTCCACACCTTGTGCGAAGGAAGCGAGAGCAGTCTTCCACCCAAGGGACTGACAGGTGACATACCACCGCAGGGTGGACTGCCGTGTGGCCCCGACAGTGTGCAAGCAGCCTGTCGCGGCCTCCAGCAATCAAAGGAGCTGGACTCCGTCAATGAGCGCTGGCAGGATTGTCTGATCGAGAGCGATTTGGAGCCGCAGCCGAGTGCGGCGACCACAGTTCTCAGTGCCGCGTCCTCTAGCACCGGCAGTAGGTGA
- a CDS encoding putative protein kinase codes for MATPVTDPPKIIGRELHLDRLIGSGGFGEVYLAVRTKLATNPKHNFTFPAECVVKVMRRGLCTEEDVAAMNREVATLSSMDHPYIVAYIGAWVEAARGKFFGCYCLAMKYCEGGDLHGFIAQCIKAHRLPPVDVAVRIMAQVFSALNYSHSRRLIHRDIKPGNVFLTLQKSGMPDKAMVGDYGLVRSLEATRQLVKTRVGTPTYISPEIAAGEAYSTKTDIFSAGTMFYELLSLHRPFWKRMMTDQQLFREVLHRDPMPQFRAYTSSVYGTALADVIEACLTKHEASRATAYDALVRLTSPITAYVLKYAIPVYPEKDALATSSPPRPPAASSAPDGHASAADADGDAATARQRLERLFLVRKGTGVGARLTRLLSHNAELLFQVRVLVACRSDNTDHLENGLAELLWAFPDAEVPFQEVIDLVMSGYGQLAE; via the coding sequence ATGGCGACCCCTGTCACGGATCCGCCGAAGATCATCGGCCGCGAGCTTCACCTCGATCGCCtcatcggcagcggtggcttCGGCGAAGTGTATTTGGCTGTTCGCACTAAGCTGGCAACGAATCCAAAGCACAACTTCACGTTCCCAGCGGAGTGCGTCGTCAAGGTGATGCGACGTGGACTCTGCACCGAGGAAGATGTTGCCGCTATGAATCGCGAGGTGGCGACGCTGAGCTCAATGGACCATCCGTACATTGTCGCCTACATCGGCGCTTGGGTGGAGGCGGCACGCGGCAAGTTCTTCGGCTGCTATTGTCTGGCCATGAAGTACTGCGAAGGTGGAGACTTGCACGGGTTCATTGCGCAGTGTATCAAGGCTCACCGCCTGCCCCCCGTTGACGTTGCGGTGCGCATCATGGCGCAAGTCTTTTCAGCTCTCAACTACAGCCACTCACGCCGACTTATCCACCGCGACATCAAGCCGGGTAATGTGTTTCTGACGCTTCAGAAGAGCGGGATGCCGGACAAGGCAATGGTGGGCGACTATGGTCTTGTGCGCTCACTCgaggcgacgcggcagctggTCAAGACGCGCGTGGGGACGCCGACGTACATTTCACCCGAGATTGCCGCTGGCGAGGCGTACAGCACCAAGACGGACATCTTTTCTGCAGGCACCATGTTCTACgagctgctgtcgctgcatcGTCCGTTCTGGAAGCGGATGATGACAGACCAGCAGCTGTTTCGCGAGGTCCTGCACCGCGATCCGATGCCGCAGTTTCGTGCGTACACCAGCTCCGTCTACGGCACTGCACTGGCCGACGTGATTGAGGCGTGTCTTACGAAGCACGAGGCAAGCAGGGCGACTGCCTACGACGCTCTTGTCCGCCTGACCTCGCCGATTACCGCGTACGTGCTCAAGTACGCCATTCCGGTGTACCCGGAAAAGGACGCGTTGGCGACGTCTTCTCCGCCGCGCCCGCCTGCCGCGTCTTCCGCGCCCGACGGTCACGCATCCGCAGCGGATGCGGACGGGgacgctgccacggcgcGTCAACGGCTAGAGCGTCTGTTCCTTGTCCGCAAAGGTACCGGAGTGGGTGCCAGACTCACGCGTCTGCTGTCGCACAATGCCGAGCTTCTCTTCCAAGTACGCGTCCTGGTCGCCTGCCGCAGTGACAATACTGACCATCTCGAGAACGGCTTGGCAGAGCTGCTCTGGGCGTTTCCCGACGCAGAGGTGCCCTTTCAGGAGGTAATCGATTTGGTCATGAGTGGCTACGGCCAACTCGCGGAGTAA